A DNA window from Streptomyces bacillaris contains the following coding sequences:
- a CDS encoding DUF2470 domain-containing protein: MPSAAERTRTLVQSTCSALLVVPGLDLARAEPLMPDTRSVGPEGDLFLEFPADSPAVRAATHAQGDELTAVLEITDVAPISVPHRIRGRAWISGWLTSVPGIAEPGRMMLRLEFGEAYVDDLWGAADIEAEDFRDASPDPLACHEAELLQHLHAAHEDQMRTLCALLGERTARAYASHRPAAVPVALDRFGLRVRFVEDKGSCFDARFEFPEPVRDVTELRRAMHTLFEAAAS, encoded by the coding sequence ATGCCGTCAGCAGCCGAGCGCACACGAACTCTCGTACAGAGTACCTGCTCCGCGCTGCTCGTCGTACCGGGGCTCGATCTGGCCCGCGCAGAACCCCTGATGCCGGACACGCGGAGCGTGGGTCCGGAGGGCGATCTGTTCCTCGAATTCCCTGCGGATTCCCCGGCCGTCCGGGCCGCGACCCACGCGCAGGGCGACGAACTGACCGCCGTGCTGGAGATCACGGACGTCGCCCCGATCTCCGTACCGCACCGCATCCGGGGCCGGGCCTGGATCTCCGGCTGGCTCACCTCCGTACCCGGCATCGCGGAGCCCGGCCGGATGATGCTGCGCCTGGAGTTCGGCGAGGCGTACGTGGACGACCTCTGGGGCGCCGCGGACATCGAGGCGGAGGACTTCCGGGACGCCTCCCCCGATCCGCTGGCCTGCCACGAGGCGGAGCTGCTGCAGCATCTGCACGCCGCCCACGAGGACCAGATGCGCACGCTGTGCGCGCTGCTCGGGGAGCGCACGGCCCGCGCCTACGCCTCGCACCGGCCGGCCGCCGTGCCCGTGGCCCTGGACCGCTTCGGGCTGCGGGTCCGCTTCGTGGAGGACAAGGGGTCGTGCTTCGACGCGCGCTTCGAGTTTCCGGAGCCCGTACGGGACGTCACCGAGCTGCGCCGGGCGATGCACACGCTCTTCGAGGCGGCCGCGTCCTGA